Proteins from a single region of Paramormyrops kingsleyae isolate MSU_618 chromosome 9, PKINGS_0.4, whole genome shotgun sequence:
- the pitpnc1b gene encoding LOW QUALITY PROTEIN: cytoplasmic phosphatidylinositol transfer protein 1b (The sequence of the model RefSeq protein was modified relative to this genomic sequence to represent the inferred CDS: substituted 1 base at 1 genomic stop codon) encodes MLMKEYRICMPLSVEEYRIGQLYMISKHSHEQSGDGEGVEVICNEPHAHPQHGPGQYTEKHIHLSSKLPSWISMFVPRIFYIIEKAWNFYPYTITGLTSSAWLYNLSALHXMLSFLKGALFRYQCSFVPKFYIRIETKFEDNNGSNLNVFGDTPTPKENVSHLDILNDPIPEKHYKSKEDLSTWVSAKTGRGPLQAGWQNQSHPIMCSYKRVQCSFEVYGLQGKVEDFIHRTVNDILLVGHRQAVAWMDEWHGMSLEEVRQIEKELQEQTNNNLKSKQSPGYVSTPRFTRSVSVSDEVSLRKMGAAPASSPPNAVRLNSTPE; translated from the exons ATGCTGATGAAGGAGTACAGGATATGTATGCCACTGAGCGTGGAGGAG TACAGAATCGGTCAGCTGTACATGATTAGCAAACACAGCCACgagcagagcggcgacggcgaAGGGGTGGAGGTGATCTGCAATGAGCCCCATGCCCACCCCCAGCACGGCCCCGGGCAGTACACCGAGAAGCACATACACCTCAGCAG TAAACTTCCATCTTGGATAAGTATGTTTGTCCCTCGGATCTTCTACATCATAGAGAAGGCCTGGAACTTCTACCCTTACACCATAACCGG actcaccaGCAGCGCGTGGCTGTACAATCTCTCAGCCCTGCACTGAATGCTTTCGTTCCTTAAAGGTGCTCTCTTTCGTTATCAGTGCTCCTTCGTCCCCAAGTTCTACATCCGGATTGAGACCAAGTTCGAGGACAACAATGGAAGCAATCTCAAT GTGTTCGGAGACACACCCACCCCAAAGGAGAACGTGAGCCACTTGGACATCCTGAACGATCCCATTCCTGAGAAGCATTATAAATCAAAAGAG GACCTCAGCACATGGGTATCGGCAAAGACGGGCCGGGGGCCTCTGCAGGCGGGATGGCAGAATCAAAGCCATCCCATAATGTGCTCCTACAAGAGAGTGCAGTGCAGCTTTGAAGTCTATGGGCTGCAGGGGAAGGTCGAGGACTTCATACACCGG ACTGTTAATGATATCCTTCTTGTTGGCCACAGACAGGCTGTGGCTTGGATGGACGAATGGCACG GCATGAGCTTGGAGGAGGTCAGACAAAttgagaaggagctgcaggagcaaACCAACAACAACCTGAAATCCAAGCAGAGTCCAG GTTACGTCTCCACCCCTCGCTTTACTCGGTCTGTGTCAGTCTCCGACGAGGTGTCCTTAAGGAAGATGGGTGCGGCACCCGCTTCTTCACCTCCAAACGCTGTGCGCTTAAACTCCACCCCAGAGTGA